The Deinococcus humi genome has a segment encoding these proteins:
- a CDS encoding aminopeptidase: MTRDGSAPASADALSAAQAAYDAIRARGLKLNMQRGQPSDADFDLSNGLLSTLGETDLSMDGIDLRNYPGGIAGLPSARQLFAEYLDVKAENVIVWNNASLELQGFVLTFALLHGMRGSTQPWVKGDAKPRFIVTTPGYDRHFLLLQTLGFDLVAVDMQHDGPDLDAIERLAADDAGIKGILFVPTFSNPGGETISADKARRLAALKAAAPDFTILADDAYRAHHLGTPPETVNFVTLCRDAGHPDRSFVFASTSKITLAGAGLGFVASSEDNIKWMSKYLNAQSIGPNKAEQARHVKFLRNYPGGIEGLMRDHAALIAPKFHAVDETLRTELGTDGEYATWASPQGGYFISLNTAAPVAARVVELADAAGVSLTPAGATYPDGLDPGNRNIRLAPTRPPVGEVYTAMSAVAACIRLATEEHRAGHRGQGNS, translated from the coding sequence ATGACCCGTGACGGTTCTGCCCCCGCTTCCGCCGATGCCCTGAGTGCCGCCCAGGCCGCCTACGACGCCATACGCGCCAGGGGCCTGAAGCTGAACATGCAGCGCGGTCAGCCTTCCGACGCGGATTTCGATCTGTCCAATGGGCTGCTGTCCACTCTGGGCGAGACGGACCTCAGCATGGACGGTATCGATCTGAGGAACTATCCAGGCGGAATTGCCGGGCTGCCCAGCGCGCGGCAGCTGTTCGCGGAGTATCTGGATGTCAAGGCCGAGAACGTGATCGTCTGGAACAACGCCTCGTTGGAACTGCAGGGCTTCGTGCTCACCTTCGCGCTGCTGCACGGCATGCGCGGCAGCACCCAGCCATGGGTCAAGGGGGACGCCAAACCCAGGTTCATCGTGACCACCCCGGGCTATGACCGGCACTTCCTGCTGCTCCAGACGCTGGGCTTTGATCTGGTGGCGGTGGACATGCAACATGACGGCCCCGATCTGGACGCCATCGAACGGCTGGCGGCGGACGATGCGGGCATCAAAGGCATCCTCTTCGTGCCGACGTTCAGCAATCCTGGCGGCGAGACGATCAGCGCCGACAAGGCCCGGCGGCTGGCCGCGCTAAAAGCCGCCGCGCCCGACTTCACGATTCTGGCCGACGACGCCTACCGCGCACATCACCTGGGGACGCCACCCGAGACGGTTAACTTTGTGACGCTCTGCCGGGACGCGGGCCATCCGGACCGGTCCTTCGTGTTCGCCAGCACCAGCAAGATTACGCTGGCGGGAGCGGGGCTGGGCTTCGTGGCGAGCAGCGAGGACAACATCAAGTGGATGTCGAAATACCTGAATGCCCAGAGCATCGGTCCCAACAAGGCCGAACAGGCACGGCACGTCAAATTTTTGAGGAATTACCCCGGCGGCATCGAGGGGCTGATGCGCGACCACGCCGCGTTGATCGCCCCCAAGTTCCACGCGGTGGACGAGACCCTGCGCACCGAGCTGGGCACCGACGGCGAATACGCCACCTGGGCCAGCCCCCAGGGCGGTTATTTCATCAGTCTGAACACTGCGGCCCCTGTGGCGGCCCGCGTGGTGGAACTGGCTGACGCGGCGGGTGTGAGCCTGACCCCGGCCGGGGCCACGTACCCGGACGGTCTGGACCCCGGCAACCGCAATATCCGTCTTGCGCCCACCCGCCCACCCGTCGGTGAGGTCTATACCGCCATGAGTGCTGTCGCCGCGTGCATCCGCCTTGCCACTGAGGAACACCGCGCCGGGCACAGGGGGCAGGGCAACTCCTGA
- a CDS encoding MarR family winged helix-turn-helix transcriptional regulator yields MPNRFSGNDTERSALEAYIKLWRAAQAVETAANRHLSDHGLTLSQFAVLEALYHLGPLSQRQLADKILRSSGNLTMVIDNLERDHQVSRERNPADRRAFQISLTDAGRNLIERILPGHVRGIQALFSVLEPDEVQQLSALTRRLGLEARRQDAERSNSEKE; encoded by the coding sequence ATGCCTAACCGCTTTTCCGGCAACGACACCGAGCGGTCCGCGCTGGAGGCTTACATCAAGCTGTGGCGCGCCGCACAGGCTGTGGAGACGGCGGCCAACCGTCATCTGTCGGACCACGGCCTGACCCTCAGCCAGTTCGCGGTGCTGGAGGCGCTGTACCACCTGGGACCACTCAGTCAGCGGCAACTGGCCGATAAGATTCTGCGGTCCAGCGGCAATCTGACGATGGTCATCGACAACCTAGAGAGGGACCACCAGGTCAGCCGGGAGCGCAATCCCGCAGACCGCCGTGCCTTCCAGATTTCACTGACGGATGCAGGGCGCAACCTGATCGAACGGATCCTGCCCGGTCACGTCCGGGGTATCCAGGCCCTGTTCAGTGTGCTGGAGCCGGATGAGGTGCAGCAGCTCAGCGCCCTGACCCGCCGGCTGGGGCTGGAGGCGCGGCGACAGGACGCCGAGCGGAGCAACAGCGAGAAAGAATAG
- a CDS encoding tetratricopeptide repeat protein yields the protein MNATLPVVGQRLRALSARRSGVAVWLWGEAGIGKTYTSRALLRGTPCRNATVAATLPLTALVRALPRPARPRAWLQTALDHLQSGQTVAVPTEDVLAALLGQLAPFVLHLEDLHGADTTRKEWIDRLAVAVARTRGAALLVSSRVSPPESWPEDALTLPLERQSKPTSAALMESEAGAALPAEALAWVYERACGNPLFTLEYFRLLARQGHLWNSGDHWRWRAPQGQISGSGPLPVTVEALIEHGLDDPGGSAPAEALLAALALLPESVDDSQLVAVTALTTAELAAARAELHRRCVLFQGHFAHPLYREVALKRLAPARRQALARRAVEAFKNDPQALLPLIQEAHLDPFEAADLLVGVAESTVPGPQHFRLLAQAAEYASGPQRLQLSLRAAQGLRTDDLPEAVRLAEVAARLAPELAEAAHLYAELLALQGRLAEAEACLERRPAEERTGLPWWSRLIRFRGVARNYAGVLELWLAHPEFHGQAEAGVMYAVAFACAQTNRLEQATELANQTLTWPDLDAATRCDLNNVLGIVCYNRGDFAGAATYQGQAVTLARAARLFHLEPVYLHNRAMSLGEIGEFEARLADLGASLRLHLERGQFLQANRAQVTLADAHLDRAHYEQAEELLLEAREFLSRQGPSDQLIECEYRLSVLYRHWGPPHGGLLSLKHGRTALNYARQLGLTGKLVWSLGYAAIAEACFGAASEGRRLAQEALELSAQLNAPGPRGMAQFALAFALEASGQPHEALQAFETTEAELIALGVTDAAQEVGLEADRLAHRPARAAERLAWFESAGMTNLARVTCQYFPDLNLTPPEAGGIRRVSTPPTAAPQMDTLRLDVLGEMRCGPPGAGTAVRGGKRRELLACLLDSRLRGRPDVPRLTLTDALYPGRGESQAASALKELVHQTRTALGAGVIQTSESGYALGNVQSDAELFLQSGDTALWRGPCLLGRELEPSSLMADTLHGALAARAQVLCREQPAEAARVGRLLCEANPYDLSALALTLQALRAAGNHRSLGRFYTSACQVFEEVGEHLPGEWAAFLATYGEQGRPVT from the coding sequence ATGAACGCGACCCTGCCGGTGGTGGGCCAGCGGCTCCGCGCCCTGAGTGCGCGGCGCAGCGGCGTGGCCGTGTGGCTCTGGGGCGAGGCCGGTATCGGCAAAACCTACACCAGCCGGGCGCTGCTCCGCGGGACGCCGTGCCGCAACGCGACCGTGGCCGCCACGCTGCCCCTCACCGCATTGGTCCGCGCCCTTCCGCGCCCGGCGCGCCCCCGCGCTTGGCTGCAGACCGCGTTGGACCACCTGCAGTCTGGCCAGACTGTGGCGGTGCCGACCGAAGACGTTCTGGCTGCCCTGCTGGGACAGCTCGCGCCCTTCGTTCTTCATCTGGAGGATTTGCACGGAGCGGACACTACCCGTAAAGAATGGATTGATCGCCTGGCCGTGGCCGTGGCCCGCACGCGCGGAGCCGCCCTGTTGGTCAGCAGCAGAGTGTCACCACCGGAAAGCTGGCCGGAAGATGCGCTCACTCTGCCGCTGGAGCGCCAGTCGAAGCCGACCAGCGCGGCCCTGATGGAATCCGAGGCCGGCGCAGCGCTGCCTGCCGAGGCGCTGGCATGGGTCTACGAACGGGCCTGCGGCAATCCACTGTTCACGCTGGAATATTTCCGGCTGCTGGCGCGACAGGGACACTTATGGAACAGCGGGGACCACTGGCGCTGGCGTGCGCCGCAGGGTCAGATTTCCGGGTCAGGGCCGCTGCCGGTGACGGTGGAGGCCCTGATCGAACACGGGCTCGATGATCCGGGAGGCTCGGCCCCCGCAGAGGCTTTGCTGGCGGCCCTGGCCCTGTTGCCTGAATCGGTCGACGACTCACAACTCGTCGCGGTGACCGCCCTGACGACAGCGGAATTGGCAGCCGCCCGAGCAGAATTGCACCGCCGGTGCGTGCTGTTTCAGGGGCACTTCGCCCATCCCCTGTACCGCGAGGTGGCCCTTAAGCGGCTGGCGCCGGCCCGGCGGCAGGCGTTGGCCCGGCGCGCAGTTGAGGCCTTCAAAAACGATCCCCAGGCACTCCTGCCTCTGATTCAAGAGGCCCACCTGGATCCGTTCGAGGCGGCGGATCTCCTGGTAGGGGTCGCAGAATCGACTGTCCCGGGGCCGCAGCACTTCCGGCTGCTCGCACAGGCAGCAGAGTATGCCAGCGGTCCACAGCGCCTTCAGCTGTCTCTGCGGGCCGCCCAGGGGCTCAGGACCGACGATCTGCCCGAAGCGGTGCGCCTGGCCGAAGTCGCTGCCCGTCTGGCTCCGGAGCTGGCTGAAGCCGCACACCTGTATGCCGAACTTCTGGCGCTTCAAGGGCGGCTGGCTGAGGCCGAGGCGTGCCTGGAACGGCGGCCCGCCGAGGAACGAACAGGCCTGCCGTGGTGGTCGCGCCTGATCCGGTTCCGGGGAGTGGCGCGAAATTACGCTGGGGTGCTGGAGTTGTGGCTGGCCCATCCTGAGTTTCACGGCCAGGCGGAAGCAGGCGTGATGTACGCCGTGGCGTTTGCATGCGCCCAGACGAACCGGCTGGAACAGGCGACAGAGCTGGCCAACCAGACCCTGACGTGGCCTGATCTGGACGCAGCCACCCGCTGCGACCTGAACAATGTGCTGGGCATCGTGTGTTACAACCGCGGCGATTTTGCAGGGGCGGCAACGTATCAGGGTCAGGCCGTGACGCTCGCACGCGCTGCCCGCCTCTTCCATCTGGAGCCGGTGTACCTGCATAACCGGGCGATGTCCTTGGGCGAAATCGGCGAATTCGAGGCGCGTCTGGCCGACCTGGGGGCCAGTCTTCGCCTCCACCTGGAGCGGGGGCAGTTTCTTCAGGCCAACCGCGCCCAGGTGACCTTGGCCGACGCCCACCTGGACCGGGCGCATTACGAGCAGGCCGAGGAACTGCTGCTGGAGGCGCGGGAATTTCTGAGCCGCCAGGGTCCGTCAGACCAGCTGATCGAGTGCGAATACCGCCTGAGCGTGCTCTACCGTCACTGGGGACCCCCGCATGGCGGGCTACTGTCCCTCAAACATGGCCGCACTGCGTTGAATTACGCCCGGCAGCTTGGCCTGACGGGCAAGCTGGTGTGGTCTCTGGGTTATGCCGCCATTGCCGAGGCGTGTTTTGGGGCGGCAAGCGAGGGAAGACGTCTGGCCCAGGAAGCGCTGGAGCTGTCCGCCCAACTGAACGCACCGGGGCCGCGCGGTATGGCCCAGTTTGCACTGGCCTTCGCGCTGGAGGCCTCAGGTCAGCCCCATGAGGCGCTCCAGGCGTTCGAAACCACTGAGGCCGAACTGATCGCCCTGGGCGTCACGGACGCTGCACAGGAGGTTGGGCTGGAAGCCGATCGCCTGGCGCACCGTCCGGCGCGGGCTGCCGAACGCTTGGCGTGGTTTGAGAGTGCGGGGATGACCAACCTGGCCCGGGTCACCTGCCAATACTTCCCAGACCTGAACCTCACCCCGCCAGAAGCGGGAGGAATACGACGGGTCAGCACCCCTCCCACCGCGGCCCCGCAGATGGATACACTGCGTCTGGACGTGCTGGGCGAGATGCGTTGCGGCCCCCCCGGTGCGGGCACAGCGGTGCGGGGCGGCAAACGCCGCGAATTGCTGGCCTGTCTGCTGGACAGCCGCCTGCGGGGACGCCCTGACGTGCCGCGCCTAACCCTGACTGACGCGCTCTATCCAGGCCGGGGGGAAAGTCAGGCGGCCTCAGCCCTCAAGGAGCTGGTCCACCAGACCCGCACGGCGCTGGGGGCAGGCGTCATCCAGACCAGCGAAAGTGGCTACGCCCTGGGCAATGTGCAGTCCGACGCGGAACTGTTCTTGCAAAGCGGTGATACGGCGCTGTGGCGCGGTCCTTGCCTGCTGGGCAGGGAACTGGAACCTAGCAGCCTGATGGCCGATACCCTGCACGGCGCGCTTGCGGCGCGGGCCCAGGTCCTGTGCCGCGAGCAGCCCGCCGAGGCCGCCCGCGTGGGCCGACTGCTGTGCGAGGCCAATCCCTATGACCTGTCCGCCCTGGCGCTGACGCTGCAGGCGCTCCGGGCGGCTGGAAACCACCGCAGTCTGGGGCGTTTTTACACGTCGGCCTGCCAGGTTTTCGAGGAAGTAGGCGAACACCTACCCGGAGAGTGGGCGGCGTTCCTGGCAACCTACGGCGAACAGGGCCGGCCCGTCACCTGA
- a CDS encoding double zinc ribbon domain-containing protein, whose product MDTDESGDPTGPLGYRLCPRCARAVPHTSGERYCANDGTRLLEVCPHCGAPITSPYARFCVRCGTDLTSPAARTEASPSQS is encoded by the coding sequence ATGGACACCGACGAGTCAGGCGATCCCACCGGCCCCCTGGGGTACCGCCTGTGTCCCCGTTGCGCGCGGGCGGTGCCCCACACCTCTGGCGAACGCTACTGCGCCAACGACGGCACGCGCCTGCTGGAGGTCTGTCCGCACTGCGGCGCACCCATTACCTCGCCGTATGCGCGCTTCTGCGTGCGCTGTGGAACAGATCTCACGTCTCCCGCTGCCCGGACGGAAGCCTCGCCCTCTCAGAGCTGA
- a CDS encoding C1 family peptidase: protein MSRFKFHPLLIVMTLTLAACGPSGITPPDDTTAAFFKAQPEFGGTAPVGAETVTPAQFMEAVKNGGTVITAQDLANEKAAQERQDAQDDADARSYINLYPDFRAILEPPAADAINADGDRLVSVPTAGGPKTVTLMGGAFGKAVLATHTRTFPSQFNQYSLYRTLYTDLDITLKKLNNTVQQFGLPDPDEVKNYSAERLFVLNKRASDVVREYGAEILNLTYLLDPANLETGSKDQLDRTQKGVCKAPAAVGLYQNFTWPLKDLTTTVKDQGQRGTCWAFATVAALEAEIARRDRTLVNLSEQDYIGHRFTQWAPRAFGEGGDPIFIAQKASAAGYEFAYERGWQYNKSLSRMVPKNTQTYTNSCDGYRDSSVNYGACSNTNDQGEWFVVTVGGKLYLMRRLPNTGVGSGYRMQSPTDFWDQSDLDRSMVILLLRSVLGHATTLTIDMRYVAPDANGYAPIRSMGKLPNGLPDFQLTHVMTVTGFISSQNLRARVPGAPIADDFGYFIVKNSWGDCWGDQGYVYLPWTWVKTFTGQASTGLLPQ, encoded by the coding sequence ATGTCCAGGTTCAAATTCCATCCCCTCCTGATCGTGATGACCCTGACCCTGGCCGCCTGCGGCCCTTCCGGGATCACTCCGCCGGACGACACCACAGCGGCCTTCTTTAAGGCCCAGCCAGAGTTCGGCGGGACCGCCCCTGTGGGCGCTGAAACCGTGACGCCCGCGCAGTTCATGGAGGCGGTCAAGAACGGTGGCACGGTCATCACGGCGCAGGACCTGGCTAACGAGAAGGCCGCTCAGGAACGGCAGGACGCCCAGGACGACGCGGACGCCCGCAGCTACATCAATCTGTACCCGGACTTCCGCGCCATCCTCGAACCCCCGGCAGCAGACGCCATCAACGCGGATGGCGACCGGCTGGTCAGTGTCCCGACGGCGGGCGGTCCCAAAACGGTCACGCTGATGGGCGGCGCGTTTGGGAAAGCCGTGCTGGCCACCCACACCCGCACCTTTCCCAGCCAGTTCAACCAGTACAGCCTCTACCGCACCCTGTACACCGATCTGGACATCACCCTGAAGAAGCTGAACAACACCGTGCAACAGTTTGGGCTGCCCGATCCGGACGAGGTGAAGAACTACAGCGCCGAGCGGCTGTTTGTTCTGAACAAACGGGCCAGCGACGTGGTCCGCGAGTACGGGGCCGAGATCCTGAACCTCACGTATCTGTTGGACCCGGCAAATCTGGAAACGGGTTCAAAAGATCAATTGGACCGCACCCAGAAAGGCGTCTGCAAAGCGCCCGCCGCCGTTGGGCTCTACCAGAACTTCACGTGGCCGCTCAAGGACCTGACGACCACCGTCAAGGACCAGGGACAGCGCGGCACCTGCTGGGCCTTTGCCACGGTGGCCGCGCTGGAGGCCGAGATCGCCCGGCGTGACCGCACACTGGTTAACCTGTCCGAGCAGGACTACATCGGCCACCGCTTCACCCAGTGGGCGCCCCGCGCCTTCGGTGAGGGCGGCGACCCCATCTTTATTGCCCAGAAGGCTAGCGCTGCCGGTTACGAGTTCGCCTACGAGAGGGGCTGGCAGTACAACAAGAGCCTGAGCCGGATGGTTCCCAAGAACACCCAGACCTACACGAACTCCTGTGACGGCTACCGTGACAGCAGCGTGAACTACGGCGCGTGCTCGAACACCAACGACCAGGGCGAATGGTTTGTGGTGACGGTGGGCGGCAAACTTTACCTGATGCGCCGCCTGCCCAACACCGGCGTGGGCAGCGGCTACCGCATGCAGTCCCCTACCGATTTCTGGGATCAGAGTGATCTAGACCGCAGCATGGTAATTCTGCTGCTGCGCTCGGTGCTGGGCCACGCCACCACATTGACCATCGACATGCGCTACGTGGCCCCCGACGCCAACGGCTACGCACCGATCAGGAGCATGGGCAAACTGCCGAACGGCCTGCCCGATTTCCAGCTGACCCACGTCATGACCGTCACCGGCTTCATCTCCAGCCAGAACCTGCGGGCCAGGGTTCCGGGCGCACCCATCGCCGACGACTTCGGGTACTTCATCGTCAAGAACTCGTGGGGCGACTGCTGGGGTGATCAGGGCTACGTGTACCTGCCGTGGACGTGGGTCAAGACCTTCACGGGCCAGGCCAGCACGGGACTTCTGCCGCAATGA